CGTTCTTATTTGTTTCTATTATTTTCTTGAGTTTGAGACCCTACTTTGGGTAATTCGGTTGTTTCACTTTCTCACGTGTTTCTGCTATTGAAATGTAATCACATCTCGTGCTCTTGTGCCTAATCCTGTCACAGCATCACCCAGGCAACCTCTCTCAAGTGTGGGCAGAAAACTCTGCTTTCTCTACCACCCAGACGACTTGTCCTATCCGCAAAACCAGCCTGGTCTCCATGCAGGCTCACGCTTCTAGTGCAAACCAACTAAGTCATATTGTAAAAATGTTCACTTTTATCACTTTATAAGAGCAATAAAGCATGACTACCTACTAATGTCCTAACTAAAACCAGAATACACCTTCAAGCTGCTCCTCCTCTTTGATGATATTACTGACTGTTTGGTGTTGTAACAATAACATCGATCCCAATCCCAGTAGGTTGGCACTTCCGACCACGGGATTGGTCTGTAAGGGTTTAACATGTTATTTTCCTCATAAACCAACCTCCGGCGTGTGGCAACATCATCAATAGTCTGTGTCACAACGTCGGCCTTTTACAAATAGAAATAATTATCATGCCCGAATTCATGCCCGAATTTAGACCAACAAATACGCTCAAATGATTTTAGATATAGAATCTAGGAGCATGCCTTGGAGCCGGGGTGTTTTGCTCCTGCTAAGACTATTTGAATAAGAATAACGCCAATAGAGTGGCTCAGGCTGAAAAAATGGGTGACAAAAGCCCAGAGGAGCCCGAATTTGGACGAGGGACAACGCGTATAAGAAGTGAAAAGAAGTGAGGGGCGACGCGTAACGCCTACAATTGGAACAATTCACCTTATAATCGCTTTGATATATTATACATGGCCGTAGACTCTAAACATTGTGTAATTATTTATAAATGACTGTCCCTCTACCCTCATTATACCGTCAGGAGAAAGGCACTGCAGGTCCCTGGCCAAACTATTTCTAAATAGTGCCCCCATCCAGTTTTTCAAAGGAGAGGCGAGATCCTGGAAATGGAATAAATAGAATAATTAATGGATATTGGTATGCCTGTCTCATAAAGATGTCTTTAAAAACCCTTTAATTAAAAAATGTGCCCAATCCATGCGCTAGACGTTTTTACTGCTGTGTCCTTCATGTTGTGAATGTTAATTATCCAGGGTTGACTGTAGATTTGTGGAGAAAATTGTGTAGATGAAGTAACCTGTTCTGTTTTAGATGCTAGATAGGCTATAGCCCTAAAATGCGAATGTTTAAGCATGCATGCAACACTGTGCGTAATCTATCTCATTTTTCTACTGCAAATGTTGTGTTTTGTTCGAAAACTTGGAAAACAGTCTCATTTtccaacattttttaaatcaaatgtttATTTCATTTCGATATATAAGAAATGCCGTTTGCTTTTACATATTCGGTTCCATAGGTTTATAGACCGAGTCTTGGACAGAAGATAAACTAAGGTATTTTTTGGAGCGTGCCCTTGCTTCGGGGGGCGAAGCGCTCCGTGATTTGCTCATCTTCTTCTTTCTTCTAACTTTAAAGGTTTAACTTAAAGTGGGCTTGGTGTTTGGTCCAGGGATGGATAGCAACAGTGGTGCTCGCGTGGCTGGGCAGCGGTCCACTGCTCTCATTGGACGGTCGTGATTACAGGCACGCTTCGAAGCGCGAACAAATAACAGGCATACATTATGCTAATGAGATGGCAGTGCGGCACGGGGCAGACCTGATGCACcccattcatccatccttcacaCAAATGCCAGCGCGAGAGGTGTACGACCATTGTCTGACCAGGGTATATAAGGTATCTGAGGCCAGTCGTGTGCCAGGCTCATTCGCTCACACGAGCTGATTCAAGCGCAAGAGCAAGACGCGTGCCTTGTACTCATCATACAAACTACTTTTCGGACTTTGGCTCCTTGAAAGACAACTGATACTGTACCTTCTCCAACCAGATTACTAAGGTGGGTTTCGTTCTGCTCCCAGAGTCCTTCGCCATTGCCTTGACTAGGCCTGCTTTCCAAACTTGACCATGCGCTCTTGCATTTACAGTGTTTAACCCATTCCCTCTCCTCTTATTTCTGCAGGAAAAACATCATGTGCACCGCAATGGAGACCGTTTACTCTGACATGGACAGTTCGAGCTGCGACTACTTTATGCAAGATGACGAAGATTCGTGCAGCAGCATGCACGCttcctccccttcatcctccATCGGCAAGCCCGCCTCCCCGGCCAGCGACAGCCAGGGCTCGTGCTCTACGGATCTGGCACAGAAGAAGAGACGCAGAGGCAGAGCGAGGAACGAAGCCACCGTTCACGTGGTAAAGAAGAACCGGCGCGTAAAGGCAAATGACCGCGAGAGGAACAGAATGCACAGCCTGAATGACGCTTTGGAGACCCTCCGGACCGTTCTACCGGCGTTCCCCGATGACAGCAAACTCACCAAGATCGAAACTCTGCGCTTCGCTCACAATTACATCTGGGCACTCTCCGAGACCATACGCATCGCGGATATTGAACAGCGCCAGAACAAGTCACGGGCTGATGCGCCTCTCTTGCTTCCCAACTTGCGCGTGATGGACGCCCCGAGTCCGGGCAGCGATGCATGCTCCTGGAGCTCCAGcgcgtcctcctcttcctcctctccgtcTTATTGCACTTCAAGCTCCAGCAGCCCAGCTGCACAGAATGACTATGGGTGTTTCCAGACTGATGTTCGACAGTACAGCTACCACAACTTTGTACCAGGCATGTCCTACTAACTGAACTAAAGCCTTACCACAAACTTTTGTAGACTGCGAGATTGTTACAATAGAGTGATATCAGAGTAATAACTGAGTGCCTACTTCAGTTAGTCTGTTGAAAGGGAAAAAACTGAATGATATCACTGTTTGCCTTAACCCATGTCTCTGTGGGTGTGTTTTATACCGTTTGTTTCCTTTTCCTATTTTTACATGCTCTAATTTACATTCGGGTTGAACATTAATGTAATTTAGTCGACTTTTCTAAGTTGCGTATGATTGTTTTGTTAGACGTTTAATATTCTTCAAAAACATTTGCACTTTTTTTTCCAGCGCATACGATTCCTACTAGAAGCCCACTTCACAGATCTTGACCTTAACCTCTATTAGACGAGTATTATCACTAAAAAGAAGAAGACAGATTTGCTTTTGTAGACTGAGGTGAAAAGTCAATTTTACAATTAGTAGAGCGATAATGCAGAAAAACGAGCGTGGAAATTCAGTTTCACCGCTCTGACAATAGAGTGAAAGGCCGTCAGAAGACAAGGACCTGGCTTCATACATTATGGAGATTGACCCCCTGAAAACTGCAATCCTGTTCAATAGAAAGCCTCAATCCCACGAAGGGGCTACGTTTTTAACATTTGTATTTATTCAAGTTTCGCCTGTCATAATGTATTTTgtatataaatatacaaaaatattCTATTTACATGAAAAGTGTGTGAACCATTTTTctacaaataaaaatataacttTAAAAAACATATTTCTCAGTGTTTGGACTCTTCAAATGTTTCTTAGTTGCTTAGAGTCGAACACTCAATGCGTGCTGATTATCGCACTGATAAAGCGCATCGCAAACCCATTAGCACAACAATCATTGTCATAATTATGACATGAATTACAAGAGCAGTTAGTTTCCTCGCGTGGCCTGTTCATGAAACAAAGAGGTGTGATTAATAAGATAACGGTTTTAGAGAGAGCAGCTCATCACCCATGACAACCATCAGCACTGTTAAGTGGATCATCTTCTGGGACTTTCAACAGGCAAAATAGCTCATTCTAAGATTGTTAATGTGGTTAATGTGGCAAAATAAAAtctgactatatatatatataaactgtaGAAGGCAGATTAAAATAAATATTCAAAATTTTACACTTTACACTGATAAATTCCATCGCATCCCGTTTGGAAAATGTATTGATGTCTTTGCATGTGTAGTACCAGTTTATGACATTTTCATTGGAAAGCTTCTATAGAATGTTCTTCTCCCAAACCAGATATCAATTTAAAGAGGTTTTCCTTcgaggttttgttgttgttgttgtaatcaTCCATCCCGCCCGGGATAATTGTTATTTCTGAAGGGATTCAGGTGAAATTCTCCAGTTGGAGGTTCGGCGGCGTGAGGTCCTGCACGTGTCGGGGATAGACGGGATAGACGAGCATCATAGGAATGCTGCCAGCCCTACGGGGACAAGCACCTGCCAATTTACAtgaagaaaaaataaaataaaaaaatcgagAGGATGTCAGCCTGCCAAGGACCAAATAAAATCATCTCACTATTCAGCTCTCCTAGTGGAGTTGTTGTCGGATGTACGTCTTTCACCAAGACACAATTAGGCGTCACATTCCCCCCACTAACTTGAATTTAATTCAACAGACGTTTTATACAAGGTTGAATAAACATCAAGTTATTTTCTGGGGATTCGTGTGTAGTTAGTCGGATACTGTAATGCAATGCCATCTGTTTCTGGGTGGTGTTAAAGTAATGGGTCCATGGGCCGCGTCAGTGGTGGCACGTTATTGTGTACACGCTATGTGAATATAAGTCTTTGTTCTTATGCAGGAGGCCATAAGCAATAGGACCACCAGGATTAACCGACGCAGAGCTCCTGCACCTGCAAGCTAATTATCACCAGTCAGCCCTATGCAGTCCAAAATACTGTTTTAATTGGATTATTGAAATTATCATTATCAAACCAAAAACCAGCATCGGTATTACTAATACCCCTTACACAATATTAGTTTTTAACTGAATGtgttgttccataatgtggtagaagaagaagagaagggcaTCTGAATatgttgttccataatgtggtagaagaagaagagaagagaagggcatCTGAATatgttgtt
Above is a genomic segment from Oncorhynchus gorbuscha isolate QuinsamMale2020 ecotype Even-year linkage group LG23, OgorEven_v1.0, whole genome shotgun sequence containing:
- the LOC124011628 gene encoding neurogenin-1-like, which translates into the protein MCTAMETVYSDMDSSSCDYFMQDDEDSCSSMHASSPSSSIGKPASPASDSQGSCSTDLAQKKRRRGRARNEATVHVVKKNRRVKANDRERNRMHSLNDALETLRTVLPAFPDDSKLTKIETLRFAHNYIWALSETIRIADIEQRQNKSRADAPLLLPNLRVMDAPSPGSDACSWSSSASSSSSSPSYCTSSSSSPAAQNDYGCFQTDVRQYSYHNFVPGMSY